The Triticum dicoccoides isolate Atlit2015 ecotype Zavitan chromosome 6A, WEW_v2.0, whole genome shotgun sequence genome has a window encoding:
- the LOC119315784 gene encoding uncharacterized protein LOC119315784 — protein sequence MLRLRGCILPRLLSPPATPLHRLLSAAVSPSPPSFAVEEYLVATCGLTPAQARKASPKLSHLKSPANPDAVLAFLAGLGLSGADLATAIRKDPRLLCAGVETTLAPNVAELTGLGLSRSEIARLVSITGTSFRCKSIVSGLHYCLPLFGSSENLLRALKSGSILSSDLERVVKPNVAFLRECGLATCDIARLCIPMPSLLSISTERIQTAVACVEGLGVPRGSPMFRHALQAVAFLSQEKITAKVEHLKKAFRWSDAEVGIAVSKAPTLLTRTKESLRRRSEFLIYEVWLEPAYIAYRPAMLTYSLEGRLRPRYYVVRFLKENGLLDHDRDYYAAVMISEKVFVQKFICPHKDAAPHLAQDYATACRGEVPARFSFT from the coding sequence ATGCTCCGCCTCCGGGGCTGCATCCTCCCCCGCCTCCTCTCACCTCCCGCCACCCCCCTCCACCGCCTCCTCTCCGCGGCCGTTTCTCCGAGCCCTCCTAGCTTCGCCGTGGAGGAGTACCTCGTCGCCACCTGCGGCCTCACCCCAGCGCAGGCCCGCAAGGCCTCCCCCAAGCTCTCCCACCTCAAGTCCCCAGCCAACCCCGACGCCGtcctcgccttcctcgccggcctTGGCCTCTCCGGCGCCGACCTCGCCACCGCCATCCGCAAGGATCCCAGGTTGCTCTGCGCGGGCGTGGAGACAACCCTGGCCCCCAATGTCGCGGAGCTCACCGGCCTGGGTCTCTCGCGTTCTGAGATCGCGCGCCTCGTCTCGATCACCGGCACCAGTTTCCGCTGCAAATCCATCGTCTCTGGACTGCACTACTGCTTGCCCCTCTTCGGCTCCTCAGAGAACCTCCTTCGGGCCCTAAAGAGTGGCTCCATTCTCTCGTCCGACCTCGAGCGAGTGGTCAAGCCCAATGTCGCCTTCCTGCGGGAGTGTGGCCTGGCTACTTGTGATATTGCCAGGCTCTGCATACCTATGCCATCGCTGCTCAGCATCAGCACGGAACGCATCCAGACAGCAGTGGCGTGCGTCGAAGGTCTTGGTGTACCCCGTGGATCTCCAATGTTCAGACATGCACTACAAGCTGTTGCATTCCTCAGCCAGGAGAAAATCACCGCCAAAGTGGAGCACTTGAAGAAAGCGTTCAGGTGGTCGGATGCCGAGGTGGGCATTGCCGTTTCTAAGGCTCCAACGTTGCTGACGAGGACCAAGGAATCGCTGCGGCGCAGGTCTGAGTTCCTCATCTATGAGGTGTGGTTGGAACCGGCATATATTGCTTATCGTCCGGCAATGCTCACTTACAGCTTGGAGGGCCGGCTCAGGCCCCGGTACTACGTCGTCAGATTTCTCAAGGAAAATGGATTGCTAGATCACGACCGGGATTACTATGCTGCAGTCATGATCAGCGAGAAGGTATTCGTCCAGAAGTTTATATGCCCTCATAAGGATGCTGCACCGCATCTCGCTCAAGATTATGCAACAGCTTGCAGAGGGGAGGTTCCAGCTAGATTCAGTTTTACATGA